The following proteins are co-located in the Paenibacillus sp. JNUCC32 genome:
- a CDS encoding sensor histidine kinase gives MKLSTIQRWLSPRRSIQGKIFIAFSAVTLLSIVSITVIVYMSMRETIMQNAVTSVSDSIRQADESLNMMLEEIDRLNTVVVTNKNTVIDTLLSPHEEISYEWFLEQKRIDEFLSVLIDYKPYISRIAVVGLNGKVYFSGGPWLDKTVLGSPMMDYMLHNGSRHAYFKQSGVSDAITIGREIRYNRETIGVVMVDLNYDFIQKTYGVKPTTDSMIYVLDKQGGFVYEAESAPAFAPSFDKILRIHQDLAGNGDAIKQSIDGRDYIVVNRQSGYTGWSTLALIPMDSLLSESARLRKLLAEVSIIVFIVVLIASLQVSSRITLNIRRLKSLMMFVKEGNLTFPKKEIKSEDETGQLYRVFISMVEDLKRLLEGIRVSEKEKREAELTALQAQIHPHFLYNSLNTIKYLAKMNGVPNIEEVSGSLIELMRGVLGNSSEFLTVREELDYVERYISIVKYRYMEPIRMVTQVEDETLLECRVLKLMLQPLVENAIIHGIGPLEQEGLVLIRVCEEGSDLKIEVIDNGKGMTAGQQAQLLGETGKNGNTSRFSGMGVRNVHERIVHMYGDGYGVKLYSEPGLYTKAEIRLPNIVENKINPDKR, from the coding sequence ATGAAGCTCTCTACGATTCAAAGATGGCTATCGCCCAGACGAAGCATTCAAGGGAAAATATTCATTGCGTTCAGTGCGGTGACGCTCCTGTCCATCGTCTCCATTACGGTCATCGTGTATATGAGCATGCGCGAGACGATCATGCAAAATGCCGTCACCTCGGTTTCGGACAGCATCCGGCAGGCGGATGAATCGCTGAATATGATGCTGGAGGAAATCGACCGGCTGAACACCGTCGTGGTGACCAACAAAAACACGGTGATCGACACGCTGCTGAGCCCCCATGAAGAGATTAGTTATGAATGGTTTCTGGAACAGAAGCGGATCGACGAGTTTCTCTCCGTCCTGATCGATTACAAGCCCTATATTTCGCGGATTGCGGTGGTCGGTTTGAACGGGAAGGTGTATTTCTCGGGCGGTCCGTGGCTGGACAAGACGGTCTTGGGCAGCCCCATGATGGATTACATGCTCCACAACGGATCGCGCCATGCGTATTTCAAGCAGTCGGGCGTATCGGATGCCATTACGATCGGCCGTGAGATTCGATATAACCGCGAAACGATCGGAGTGGTCATGGTGGATTTGAATTATGATTTTATCCAAAAAACATACGGCGTGAAGCCGACCACCGACAGCATGATTTATGTGCTGGACAAGCAGGGCGGTTTCGTCTATGAAGCCGAATCGGCGCCAGCCTTTGCCCCTTCGTTCGATAAGATTCTCCGCATCCATCAGGACCTTGCAGGAAATGGGGATGCCATCAAGCAAAGCATAGACGGCAGAGATTATATCGTCGTGAACCGTCAATCCGGGTATACGGGATGGAGCACCCTGGCTCTGATACCAATGGACTCGCTGCTGAGCGAATCGGCAAGGCTCCGCAAACTGTTGGCGGAGGTATCCATCATCGTGTTTATCGTTGTCCTGATCGCTTCGCTGCAGGTATCTTCCCGAATCACCCTCAACATCCGGCGATTGAAATCCCTGATGATGTTCGTGAAGGAAGGGAATCTGACGTTCCCGAAAAAGGAAATCAAAAGCGAGGACGAGACCGGACAGCTGTACCGTGTCTTCATCAGCATGGTGGAGGATTTGAAGCGGCTGCTGGAAGGGATCCGGGTCAGCGAGAAAGAGAAGCGGGAGGCCGAATTAACGGCGCTTCAGGCGCAGATTCATCCTCACTTTTTATACAATTCGCTGAATACCATCAAGTATTTGGCCAAGATGAACGGCGTGCCGAATATCGAAGAGGTGTCCGGATCGTTGATCGAGCTCATGCGCGGCGTTTTGGGCAATTCGAGCGAATTTTTGACGGTGCGGGAGGAACTGGATTATGTGGAACGCTATATCTCCATCGTGAAGTACAGGTATATGGAGCCGATCCGGATGGTCACCCAGGTGGAGGACGAAACTTTGCTGGAATGCCGGGTCCTGAAGCTGATGCTGCAGCCCCTTGTGGAAAATGCCATCATTCATGGCATCGGACCGCTGGAGCAGGAGGGACTCGTGCTGATACGCGTATGTGAAGAGGGCAGCGACCTCAAGATTGAAGTGATCGACAATGGCAAGGGGATGACGGCGGGGCAGCAGGCGCAGCTTCTGGGGGAGACGGGCAAGAACGGAAATACATCCCGTTTCAGCGGCATGGGGGTACGCAATGTGCATGAGCGGATCGTTCACATGTACGGAGATGGCTACGGCGTCAAATTGTACAGTGAGCCGGGTTTATATACGAAGGCCGAGATCCGGCTTCCGAACATAGTGGAGAATAAGATAAATCCCGACAAGAGGTGA
- a CDS encoding AraC family transcriptional regulator codes for MQEYEYEYAEFIYYTPGYLDKEAQIWPVRAGRSLAKPNYRVGPKRIECYSLHFVHEGTVRLEFDGKRVDLQKNDLFCLFPGRTYYYHLLPSDAPLRMSWLALDGSRVRPLLELAGLVPESPFGRQMISSRVEKSAECVIDALAGVERWKPSVSLELHGLVYGLLAGMVPDAASAEPTELAGWINECLDYMELHATEGISVQQVAEFAGVHRSYFSNMFTSQVGMPPLKYLQRIRMDKAKRLLTETDATITEIALSLGYPNLYSFTRAFKIYFKVPPITMRENPC; via the coding sequence TTGCAGGAGTACGAATACGAGTATGCCGAGTTTATCTACTATACGCCGGGATATTTGGATAAAGAGGCACAGATCTGGCCCGTCCGGGCGGGGCGAAGTTTAGCCAAGCCCAATTACAGGGTCGGGCCGAAACGGATCGAGTGTTACAGTCTGCACTTCGTGCATGAGGGAACGGTGCGGCTGGAGTTCGACGGCAAACGAGTGGATCTGCAGAAGAATGATCTGTTCTGCCTGTTTCCGGGCCGGACTTATTACTATCACCTGCTTCCCTCGGATGCACCGCTCCGGATGAGCTGGCTGGCCTTGGACGGAAGCAGGGTAAGGCCGCTGCTCGAGCTGGCCGGCTTAGTGCCGGAAAGCCCGTTCGGCAGACAAATGATCTCCTCCCGGGTCGAAAAGTCCGCCGAATGCGTGATTGATGCCTTGGCCGGCGTCGAGCGCTGGAAGCCGTCGGTATCGCTCGAGCTGCACGGTTTGGTTTATGGTCTGCTCGCCGGCATGGTTCCCGACGCGGCTTCCGCAGAGCCGACGGAGCTTGCGGGATGGATTAACGAGTGTTTGGATTACATGGAATTGCATGCTACCGAGGGGATATCCGTGCAGCAGGTTGCCGAATTCGCGGGCGTGCACCGCTCGTACTTCTCCAATATGTTCACGAGCCAGGTAGGAATGCCCCCGCTGAAATACCTTCAGCGCATCCGAATGGACAAGGCCAAACGGTTACTAACGGAAACGGACGCGACGATTACCGAGATTGCCCTGTCCCTGGGTTATCCCAATTTGTATTCATTCACCCGGGCGTTCAAGATTTATTTCAAGGTGCCTCCCATAACGATGCGTGAAAATCCATGCTGA
- a CDS encoding sulfatase family protein, which translates to MSRRPNILLITSDQQHWNTIGAFQPEISTPNLDRLARQGTTFERAYCPNPTCTPSRASIITGQYPSQHGAWTLGTKLLEDRHTVGESFQEAGYRTALVGKAHFQPLTSTEDYPSVEAYPILQDLAYWRNFHGPFYGFDHVELARNHTNEAHVGQHYALWLEEQGCANWRDYFLPPTGTMDPTQTYTWPIPEKYHYNTWIAERTHSLLDQYKKAEEPFFLWASFFDPHPEYLVPEPWDSMYDPEKLTIPSLTPGEHDRNPPHFGLTQEEEPDFSHLAETGFGIHGYRSHHYYEYGSKSRLTEYDKKKLVAVYYGMISMMDKYIGKILDRLDELGLSEDTIVVFTTDHGHFFGQHGLQAKGGFHYEDLIKLPFIVRYPGRVPAGKRSNAIQSLVDLAPTFLSFCGIPVPHAMTGIDQKDVWLGAVDTARQHAICEFRHEPSTIHQKTYIEQRYKITVYYNQTYGELFDLEADPGELHNLWDEPGYEQLKAELLLKYIWAELGKEPMPMPRIHHA; encoded by the coding sequence TTGTCGAGAAGACCTAACATTTTGCTAATCACTAGCGATCAGCAGCATTGGAATACGATCGGCGCGTTTCAGCCTGAAATCTCTACGCCGAACCTGGACCGCCTCGCGCGCCAAGGGACGACGTTCGAACGGGCATACTGTCCCAATCCGACCTGCACGCCGAGCCGGGCTTCCATCATTACGGGGCAGTACCCGAGTCAGCACGGAGCCTGGACCTTGGGGACAAAGCTGCTGGAAGACCGCCATACCGTCGGCGAAAGCTTCCAAGAAGCCGGATACCGGACCGCGCTGGTGGGAAAGGCACATTTTCAGCCGTTAACATCCACGGAAGACTACCCGTCCGTCGAAGCTTACCCGATCCTTCAGGATTTGGCGTATTGGCGAAATTTTCACGGTCCTTTTTACGGCTTCGATCACGTCGAGCTGGCGCGTAACCATACGAACGAGGCCCATGTCGGACAACATTATGCCCTATGGCTGGAGGAGCAAGGATGCGCCAATTGGCGCGATTACTTCCTGCCGCCTACGGGAACCATGGACCCTACCCAAACGTACACATGGCCCATCCCGGAAAAATACCACTACAATACCTGGATCGCCGAGCGGACCCATTCGCTTTTGGACCAATACAAGAAGGCGGAGGAGCCATTCTTCTTGTGGGCAAGCTTCTTCGACCCGCACCCGGAATATTTGGTGCCGGAGCCTTGGGATTCGATGTATGATCCGGAGAAACTCACGATCCCGTCCCTGACGCCCGGAGAGCATGACCGCAATCCGCCGCATTTCGGATTGACGCAGGAAGAGGAGCCTGATTTTTCGCATCTCGCTGAGACCGGGTTCGGCATTCACGGTTACCGTTCCCATCACTATTACGAATACGGCTCGAAATCCAGGCTAACGGAATACGACAAGAAAAAGCTGGTCGCCGTGTATTACGGCATGATCAGCATGATGGATAAATATATCGGCAAAATACTCGATAGACTGGACGAACTGGGACTGTCGGAGGATACGATCGTTGTCTTCACCACCGATCACGGACATTTCTTCGGCCAGCACGGCCTTCAAGCCAAGGGCGGGTTCCATTACGAGGATTTGATCAAGCTTCCGTTCATTGTGCGTTATCCGGGACGGGTGCCCGCCGGGAAAAGGTCGAATGCGATACAGTCTCTGGTCGATCTGGCCCCGACCTTCCTATCCTTCTGCGGCATACCGGTCCCGCACGCGATGACGGGCATCGACCAAAAGGACGTGTGGCTCGGGGCTGTCGATACCGCAAGGCAGCACGCCATCTGCGAATTCCGGCATGAGCCTTCAACGATTCATCAAAAAACGTACATCGAGCAGCGTTATAAAATCACCGTTTATTACAATCAGACCTACGGCGAACTGTTTGACCTTGAAGCAGATCCCGGAGAGTTGCACAATTTGTGGGACGAACCGGGATATGAGCAGCTGAAGGCGGAGCTGCTGCTTAAATATATCTGGGCCGAGCTTGGCAAGGAGCCGATGCCGATGCCGAGAATCCACCACGCCTAA
- a CDS encoding chromate transporter, giving the protein MSRAKEQITLLARLFWTFFRIGPSTFGGGYAMLPMIEREVVSKKKWVNEEEIGELISLAGSAPGGVGVNAAAMIGHRQAGMAGAVSAVLGVTCPTFIIVLLISTAAVFFRDQPKVEAALKGMHGAIIALIAVAAYRMARYAVFDATTTITALATVIVMLFTGVHPLYLIALSLLGGMAVIQIKIRLGLRADTEKKAAADSCPELEYYI; this is encoded by the coding sequence ATGAGCCGGGCAAAAGAACAAATAACGCTTCTGGCCCGGCTATTCTGGACCTTCTTTCGCATTGGGCCTTCCACCTTCGGAGGCGGATACGCGATGTTGCCCATGATTGAGCGCGAAGTGGTGAGCAAGAAAAAATGGGTGAACGAAGAGGAAATCGGCGAGCTGATCTCGCTTGCCGGTTCCGCTCCCGGCGGCGTCGGCGTGAATGCCGCCGCCATGATCGGACACCGCCAAGCCGGCATGGCCGGGGCTGTTTCGGCCGTGCTGGGCGTGACATGCCCCACATTTATCATCGTGCTCCTGATCAGCACGGCTGCGGTATTTTTTCGGGATCAGCCTAAGGTTGAAGCCGCTTTAAAGGGTATGCACGGGGCCATCATCGCGCTGATCGCCGTGGCTGCTTACCGGATGGCTAGATATGCCGTCTTTGATGCCACCACAACGATCACCGCCCTTGCCACCGTAATCGTGATGCTGTTCACCGGCGTCCATCCCCTCTATCTGATTGCGCTTAGCCTGCTCGGCGGCATGGCCGTCATCCAGATCAAAATACGGCTGGGACTGCGAGCGGATACCGAGAAGAAGGCTGCGGCCGATAGCTGCCCGGAATTGGAATATTACATTTGA
- a CDS encoding chromate transporter produces MYWDLFMIFIGVGLVSFGGGYAVIPVIQKEITEKGLLTAAEFQQTVALAGMAPGSIATNAATLIGYQTAGYAGAVVSTVGIILPSLVVIVMLSAFFYRMRGNPWVKSSLYGLRPVTTGLIVYAAIHFGYPDEGDGALRGLIPTLLICGACLFLLLKYKLHPLLILLMAGAAGIVLF; encoded by the coding sequence ATGTATTGGGACTTGTTCATGATATTCATTGGCGTAGGCCTTGTGTCTTTTGGCGGCGGATATGCGGTGATCCCGGTCATTCAGAAGGAGATCACGGAAAAAGGGCTGCTGACCGCAGCGGAATTCCAGCAGACCGTGGCGCTGGCCGGCATGGCGCCCGGGTCGATCGCCACCAATGCCGCCACGCTGATCGGCTATCAGACCGCCGGCTATGCCGGGGCCGTCGTCTCGACCGTCGGCATCATCCTGCCGTCGCTGGTCGTCATCGTGATGCTCTCTGCCTTCTTCTACCGCATGCGGGGGAATCCATGGGTGAAATCTTCGTTATACGGCTTGCGTCCGGTTACGACCGGACTCATCGTCTATGCGGCCATTCATTTTGGTTATCCCGATGAGGGCGACGGGGCTTTAAGAGGACTCATTCCCACGCTGCTGATTTGCGGAGCTTGTTTATTTCTCCTGCTCAAATACAAACTCCACCCGTTGCTGATTCTCCTTATGGCTGGGGCTGCCGGCATCGTTTTATTCTAA
- a CDS encoding sugar phosphate isomerase/epimerase family protein — MSIQLYKALWGMEGSCRDQLTRAAQAGYAGIEAPLPPANLEAEFKELLEEFQLHYIAQVTTSVPHQETFAEQTRRAAAFGPKLIVSHSARDGMKIEEQLRFFEAALKIEQEVGITIGHETHRSRAMFTPWTTRTLLEEFPELSITADFSHWCCVTESLLEDYAEDMEAAIRRTVHIHARVGYAQGPQVPHPGAPEYSRELTVFEAWWSRIVQYRREQGFSHTSITPEFGPAGYMHTLPFTGAPVADLWDVNEWMAKRISERLAP; from the coding sequence TTGAGCATTCAGCTGTATAAGGCCCTGTGGGGCATGGAGGGAAGCTGCAGGGACCAATTGACGAGGGCTGCACAGGCCGGTTACGCGGGAATTGAAGCTCCGCTGCCGCCGGCGAATCTGGAAGCCGAATTTAAGGAGTTGCTGGAGGAATTTCAGCTTCATTACATTGCCCAGGTGACTACATCCGTGCCCCATCAAGAAACCTTTGCCGAGCAGACGCGCCGGGCCGCAGCCTTCGGCCCGAAGCTGATCGTTTCCCATAGCGCCCGGGATGGCATGAAGATCGAGGAGCAATTGCGTTTTTTCGAGGCTGCGCTGAAAATAGAGCAGGAGGTCGGCATCACCATCGGGCACGAAACCCACCGGTCGCGGGCGATGTTCACGCCGTGGACGACGCGCACCTTGCTGGAGGAGTTCCCGGAGCTGAGCATTACGGCCGATTTCAGCCATTGGTGCTGCGTGACCGAGTCCTTGCTGGAGGACTATGCGGAAGACATGGAAGCCGCCATACGGCGGACCGTCCATATTCACGCGCGCGTAGGCTACGCTCAGGGCCCCCAGGTTCCCCATCCCGGGGCGCCTGAATACAGCCGGGAGCTGACAGTCTTTGAAGCCTGGTGGTCACGCATTGTCCAATACCGAAGAGAGCAAGGGTTCAGTCATACCAGCATAACGCCTGAATTTGGCCCGGCCGGGTACATGCACACCCTCCCTTTCACAGGGGCTCCCGTCGCGGATCTCTGGGACGTAAACGAGTGGATGGCCAAACGCATTTCGGAACGGTTGGCGCCATAA
- a CDS encoding phytanoyl-CoA dioxygenase family protein, whose amino-acid sequence MMTTQALSKQEVEFYKENGYYLYRKPLFSAEKMQVLTSIFEEQLEEKGSKLSDELDTPHFRDERLLDFLLADEVLDLVEPIIGPNIGLWSSHFICKDPHVGRATPWHEDSAYWNGRLSSFDKIITVWLAIDRSWKENGCMRVIPGTHHSGFSDYEEVDGTKNLFDTQIKSGSVDESRAVYFELEPGECSLHDSRIIHGAAPNTSPYRRCGYTMRYFSTDALVYPDKNPGFKVWLARGKNIAGTKFVNE is encoded by the coding sequence ATGATGACAACGCAAGCGCTTTCGAAGCAGGAAGTTGAGTTTTATAAAGAGAACGGGTATTACCTATACCGGAAACCGCTCTTTAGCGCCGAAAAAATGCAGGTACTGACCTCAATCTTTGAAGAACAGCTCGAGGAGAAGGGCAGCAAGCTATCGGACGAACTGGATACCCCGCATTTCCGTGACGAAAGGCTGCTGGATTTCCTATTGGCCGATGAAGTGCTTGATCTGGTCGAACCGATCATCGGGCCGAATATCGGGCTGTGGTCGAGCCATTTTATCTGCAAAGATCCGCATGTCGGACGCGCTACGCCTTGGCATGAGGATTCGGCCTACTGGAACGGAAGATTAAGCAGCTTCGATAAGATTATCACCGTATGGCTGGCGATCGACCGCAGCTGGAAGGAAAATGGATGCATGCGCGTCATTCCGGGCACGCATCATAGCGGGTTCTCGGACTATGAGGAGGTGGACGGGACAAAGAATTTGTTCGACACCCAAATCAAGAGCGGCTCGGTTGATGAGTCTAGGGCAGTTTATTTCGAACTAGAGCCAGGGGAATGCTCGCTTCACGATTCGCGCATCATTCATGGCGCGGCGCCGAATACAAGCCCGTACCGGCGCTGCGGGTACACCATGCGGTATTTCTCGACGGACGCGCTGGTTTATCCGGATAAGAATCCCGGTTTTAAGGTGTGGCTGGCCCGCGGAAAGAACATCGCCGGAACGAAATTCGTCAACGAATAA
- a CDS encoding AraC family transcriptional regulator, with protein sequence METKQPPRLTNEDYRLQPRAPVQVFHGIHPGTIPLHWHEFYELSYVVGGEGEHRLNGSAYPLSSGTLFLLTPADFHELVSVEDKPLEIYNVIFTEAMMDDNLYHWLFGGKLVLHAQLEEMQHRQIFADYERMREETGASREGSEIAIRATLQRLLVDLNRGSTANCALPTNGTGNRQLNVNLQRALIYIHHHFREDLRLEDAAAQAQYSATYFSECFSKSVGQSFQRYLQNVRMQFAESLLRVSSLPVTEICYASGFNTLGHFERVFRQRKGMSPRQYRHHAGIAEDMQYFS encoded by the coding sequence GTGGAAACCAAACAGCCTCCCAGGCTAACCAATGAGGATTACCGATTGCAGCCTCGCGCGCCTGTTCAAGTATTTCACGGCATTCATCCGGGGACGATTCCGCTGCATTGGCATGAATTTTACGAGCTGAGTTATGTAGTTGGGGGAGAAGGGGAGCATAGGCTCAACGGCTCCGCGTATCCGCTGTCTTCCGGAACCCTCTTCCTGCTGACGCCGGCCGACTTCCATGAGCTGGTGTCCGTGGAAGACAAGCCTCTTGAAATATACAATGTCATTTTTACCGAGGCCATGATGGACGATAACCTGTATCACTGGTTGTTCGGAGGCAAGCTGGTGCTGCATGCACAGCTCGAGGAGATGCAGCACCGGCAGATATTCGCCGATTATGAACGGATGAGGGAAGAAACCGGAGCTTCGCGCGAAGGCAGCGAGATCGCGATTCGGGCTACGCTTCAGCGGCTGTTGGTGGATCTGAATCGGGGCAGTACCGCAAACTGCGCTTTGCCCACGAACGGGACCGGGAATCGGCAGCTCAACGTAAACCTGCAAAGGGCCTTGATCTACATTCACCACCACTTCCGGGAAGATTTGAGATTGGAAGATGCGGCCGCACAGGCCCAATACTCGGCTACGTATTTCAGCGAGTGTTTCTCGAAGTCCGTGGGACAGTCTTTTCAGCGTTACCTGCAAAATGTCAGAATGCAATTTGCCGAATCGCTGCTTCGGGTTTCCTCGCTGCCCGTCACCGAAATTTGTTACGCCTCCGGCTTCAATACGTTAGGGCATTTTGAGAGGGTGTTTCGTCAGCGAAAAGGGATGTCCCCCAGGCAGTACCGCCATCATGCAGGGATAGCCGAAGATATGCAGTATTTTTCCTAA
- a CDS encoding LysR family transcriptional regulator, translating to MELLQLKYFQTAARMQHMTKAAHSLHISQPALSKMIASLETELGTKLFERERKSIRLNEHGKLFLHQVDIALQALEDGKLQLQDASGSTSAAITLDVRVSSHLLPDLLADFRKECPNAEFQLQQHVLSSVGMPSFDLCLSDGAEPPKGTTSVCLLEEEIVVAVPADHPLADRDRVSLQELKEESFITLPPGKSLRETTDAFCRLAGFTPRIRFESDDPATVRGLIRAGQGVAFLPVVTWGGSTGPDVVQLRLEESWCKRSISLSWPKDRYLMQTAVLFRDFAIRYFARLAESHRQNMARGEL from the coding sequence ATGGAACTGTTGCAATTAAAGTATTTTCAGACTGCTGCCCGAATGCAGCACATGACGAAAGCAGCCCATAGCCTTCATATATCGCAGCCGGCATTAAGCAAAATGATCGCATCGCTAGAAACCGAGCTGGGAACCAAGCTGTTCGAGCGGGAACGCAAATCCATACGTCTGAACGAGCATGGCAAGCTGTTTCTCCATCAAGTGGATATTGCGCTGCAGGCGCTGGAGGACGGAAAGCTGCAGCTGCAGGATGCCAGCGGCAGCACCTCCGCCGCCATCACGCTCGATGTGCGCGTCTCCTCGCATTTGCTGCCGGATCTATTGGCCGATTTTCGCAAAGAATGCCCGAATGCCGAGTTCCAATTGCAGCAGCATGTTTTGTCATCCGTAGGGATGCCGAGCTTCGATTTATGCCTGTCCGATGGCGCAGAGCCGCCGAAGGGAACGACCTCGGTGTGCTTGCTCGAAGAGGAGATCGTGGTTGCGGTACCCGCCGACCATCCGCTTGCGGATCGAGATCGGGTCAGCTTGCAGGAGCTTAAGGAAGAGAGCTTCATTACGCTGCCTCCGGGCAAATCGCTGCGCGAAACGACCGATGCGTTCTGCCGTCTTGCTGGCTTTACCCCCCGTATCCGATTCGAGAGCGACGACCCCGCCACCGTCCGCGGTCTCATTCGAGCGGGTCAGGGCGTCGCCTTCCTGCCGGTCGTGACATGGGGCGGATCAACCGGGCCCGATGTCGTCCAACTGAGGCTCGAAGAAAGCTGGTGCAAGCGCTCGATTTCCTTGTCTTGGCCCAAGGACCGATACCTTATGCAGACGGCGGTGCTGTTCAGGGATTTTGCCATTCGGTACTTTGCTCGGCTGGCCGAATCGCACCGGCAGAACATGGCTCGGGGAGAGCTCTAG
- a CDS encoding carboxylesterase/lipase family protein has product MQTLSGTVEGADLNGVHVFRGIPYAAAPVGNRRFKPPAPPLAWTGVRPCKQFGPIAPQQHQPNGNVPGLAQSEDCLNLNVWTTGVNEKLKPVMVYIHGGGFVSGNGAECDGSRYAAEDGIVYVSINYRLGALGFLYLGDLLGNEYETSGNHGMLDIAAALRWVRLNITAFGGDPSRVTVIGNSAGAKCTATLYVMEAAQGLFHRAIAQSGATQSIRDCQTANVTTLRLLEELGLPQAQAHQLLELPAERIIEAQSAIGSDTSRSLHMFGPVADGHVIPLDPLASLAGNAGLPPLLIGTNENEAAIFIHNDPALQSPAFETLERFFGENAAVAWNAYACYEQSMASGEAWSKTLTEHLYTIGAMQFAEAVASSGTPVWMYRLQCGGSLGAIHGYEGSLIGAAFNRNVMPAEWHSNEDPYSVAAESYALARAMREAWVAFVQSGEPNIRALPAWPVYGSGHPTMVLDQNSCIREDLPVPAGIGVPHQVWRMA; this is encoded by the coding sequence GTGCAAACATTATCAGGCACAGTGGAAGGCGCCGATTTAAACGGCGTGCATGTATTCCGGGGCATCCCCTATGCTGCCGCACCTGTAGGCAATCGCAGATTCAAGCCTCCGGCCCCTCCGCTCGCTTGGACGGGCGTAAGGCCGTGCAAGCAATTCGGGCCGATCGCCCCCCAGCAGCATCAGCCGAACGGGAACGTGCCCGGGCTTGCACAGTCCGAGGATTGCCTAAACTTAAATGTGTGGACAACGGGCGTCAATGAGAAATTAAAACCGGTCATGGTTTATATCCATGGCGGCGGGTTCGTGTCGGGGAACGGAGCGGAGTGCGATGGATCCCGTTACGCAGCAGAGGATGGGATCGTCTACGTATCGATCAATTATCGGCTGGGTGCGTTAGGTTTTTTGTATTTGGGAGACCTGCTCGGCAACGAGTATGAAACCTCCGGAAACCATGGCATGCTTGATATCGCGGCTGCCCTCCGGTGGGTTCGGTTGAATATTACCGCTTTTGGCGGCGACCCGTCGCGGGTAACCGTCATCGGCAATTCTGCCGGGGCCAAATGTACCGCCACCCTCTACGTGATGGAAGCGGCACAGGGCTTATTTCACCGGGCCATTGCCCAAAGCGGCGCAACGCAGTCGATACGGGATTGCCAAACCGCCAATGTCACGACTCTTAGGCTGCTTGAAGAGCTGGGGTTACCGCAAGCACAGGCGCATCAGCTGCTTGAACTTCCTGCCGAGAGAATCATCGAAGCGCAGTCGGCGATCGGCTCCGACACCTCGCGCAGCCTGCATATGTTCGGCCCGGTTGCCGACGGCCATGTCATTCCGTTGGATCCACTGGCGAGTCTGGCGGGGAACGCCGGCCTCCCGCCGCTGCTGATCGGCACGAATGAGAATGAAGCGGCTATTTTTATCCATAACGATCCGGCGCTTCAGTCCCCGGCTTTCGAGACGCTCGAACGTTTCTTCGGCGAGAATGCCGCTGTGGCGTGGAATGCTTATGCTTGTTATGAGCAATCGATGGCATCGGGTGAAGCGTGGAGCAAAACATTGACCGAACATCTCTATACGATCGGAGCGATGCAGTTTGCAGAAGCCGTGGCATCGTCAGGAACTCCTGTATGGATGTATCGGCTCCAATGCGGCGGCTCGCTCGGCGCGATACACGGGTATGAAGGCAGTCTCATCGGCGCAGCATTCAACCGAAATGTGATGCCCGCTGAATGGCACTCCAATGAGGATCCCTATTCCGTAGCCGCCGAGAGCTATGCGCTGGCACGCGCCATGCGGGAAGCATGGGTCGCATTCGTACAAAGCGGAGAGCCGAATATTCGTGCGTTGCCGGCTTGGCCCGTCTATGGGAGCGGGCACCCTACCATGGTACTGGACCAAAACAGCTGCATTCGAGAGGACCTGCCGGTTCCCGCCGGAATCGGCGTGCCCCATCAGGTTTGGAGGATGGCCTGA